CGCACAAAGTGCCTCTGTGAGTCATCATCACTGTTCAAACGGCAGCCACTGCGCTCCTTCTTCATATTAAAGTAGTCAGAAGGTGTTAAATCAGCTGAACATGGCAGGTGTGGAGCTGAAATCTACGTCCCCGAATAGCAGCTATCAACACCGTGTCTTCGAGCGTTGTCTTGTTGTGTAAAAGTCCTTCTAGTGTAATAGTGAGACTCTTTTTCCAGGTTTGCAGACTAGAAAACAGAGAGCATCGCCTTTGCTGGCAGACCTCACAGAAGAGTTGTATGACTTCTCTGCTACTACCTGGTACACAATTATCCACGCTGTGACATTCAACAACAAACTCTTCCTTTGATTACTTTGTATACAGGAAGCTGTCCGCCTTATTGgcttgtttaaaaataaaaataatatatgcCACAAGCAGTAAAGGTGAAGTGTGTCTTTGTTGCCTTACCCCCGCCTAGACAGCAGCAATTTAGATTGACTTTCATGATTCCTCACAATTCAATTACTGCGCCTTAAAAAGTCTCTGAGTGCTTGATGAGGGGAGAAGAAgtccctctctgctgcaggatTCTGTAAAAAGACATTAATTCAATTTATCTGAGTACTTGCATTTTCAAAGCTAATTATTGTCTCCATTTTTTTACATACTAATTACTAATGTGTATTTAATCACAGTGttgttttaacatatttatCTCAATGCAAAGATGTTTTACTGACAGGGGAGTGCTGACAAAATATTCATCGATCATGGCAAGAACTTTCAGGCTGATTATTGAATTGCTCTGAGActgatgtttgtgtaattagtgcctcctcctcctcctcctcctcctcctccttcctcccctctccctcctctccatcctctcctgaTGTGTCCAGCTCACTGGTCTGTGCATACAGCACCCACGCAGCCAATTGTCAACTCAGGTGGGCTTCCCCAAGCTCCTTGACCCCTCTCAACATCGGCCAGCATGAATTTCATTACACACAGTTATGTAAACATTAATTAGATGAGGGATTTGGATGTCGGCACGGCACAGAAGCTGTCCTTCTCTGTgatgcacatgcatgtgtgcaagCGTGCGTTTTCACAACAATACGTACTTAACAGCAGCAAACATACAGTAGAGAAGGCTAAATAAATGCAGCTATCTGCCTGTTTGAGTTGTGTGATATAACAGTGAGTGAGTGGAAGGGGGGGTAGTTTAGTTTAACTTGGGTTAACAATGACTTTCAAACAGGGCAGAAGAAACAGGAGCCTAACTAACCACAAGTAGGTTGTACACAGCCCGAGGTGATGCTGCTTTGTCGCACCCTGACTCCAAACATGTACAGAATTATAAAATGGCTCCGCCATCATCTGTGACACTGAATCATCATGTTTTATTCGGGAGTACATACGGAGTCAAGGCCTCGCGGCTGTCACTCTGTATTATTCTCTATTGACACCATGTTTGAAggtaaaagaggaagaagagtgtAAATTACCCACAAATCTCTGCTCTGGAGAGAAATGGCTTCAAAATAAACCTGAGAACTGGCACAGCAGTTGTGATGTTTGGTTGCTTTTTCAGATGGCAGAGCAGAAGCTAAGAGAGTctgccagcctgtgtgtgtgtgtgtgttatgcatTCTTGTGACAGGCAATAAGATGTTTATATGATGGAAATGAAAGGCCGTCCCCGAAGAGTTGTTGACTTAACTGCTCATTTTTCATTCACTTCCTGGTGAATTCGAAGTGGCAACGCAGCAGCAGGAGCTTCAAACCCGCCACCTTACATCTAACCTCCGAGCACGGACAAAATAATAGAAACACCAGATAATACCAGCACCTGAGAGGGAGCAAGCGTCACTTTTTTGCCTTTGAACAACCCGCTTTAGATGCCGCCACAGTTTGAAACTGTGTTTATTGAATAGAAGAATTCCCCCTTTGAAAAACGACAGGGGTGGAAATCTGCTTTGCACACTGCGATCCAAAACTCCCCCACGAAGGTCCATTGATGTTCAGATCTTTTCATTGCTCAGGGGTGCAGAATCTGAGCTTCTTACGCCAGGTTTCTCCTCTTTGTGCACAGGCGTTGGGTGAAAAAGTAGTTTCTGAAAAGGCAGCCCTGCCATACATTAGAGCTTTGTACACTGAAGGTCACAGCCTACAGTTTTCTTGGGTATGTGACACAGGTGCCAGTTCAATTTAGTGGTCTTTTTTGATGCACTTAACCACTACACTTTAAAGTGTCCATTTATGACCAGCACTCTTCTTTCCTGATGCACTTCTCCCCACGCTGGAGTCCTGCTGTTATGATTGAGGGGAGTCTGGTAGCTGCAAACACATATTTATATAACAATGCTTACAGTGAGAGTATTCTAAACCTGAGTCGCCCTGTGAAATCCTTCTAAATTGTTTCACTTACTCAAACACTCGGGCGTGAGTAGGGGGAAAGAAGCAGAGATTTGATTTACATATCAAAGCGAGCATACTGGGGCTGGAGGGTCCCTGCATAGATGTATGTGATCCATATTATTTATAGCTCAGGAATGTCCCCTGGGATCCTGATGCTGTTCATCGTTTGTCATGCTAAGAGAGGACAGTTGGGCGGATGTAGCTTGCAATTAGTGACTGCTGCATCATGTCAAGTCAAAGGTTCGCTTGATGCGTGACCAACATTTAATTGCGgcattgatcagacaactttTTGGAGAACAAAGCAGACAGGAGTCACTTTGAGGCACGCagtgatgagaggaggaggaggacgacttTGTATCACCACAAGGGATCACTGTCTGAACAAGCAGCAGCATGACATATCTTCTCCTCTTTACTCAGGTGCTGTTGGCATCACTACCGCAGAGCTGACGTATCAGATGTTTTCTTACACAAAACAATCACAGGATTAATCTGTGTCACAGGATAActtgaaccaatcagaacactGCTCGCTGTGGTCACCACAGCTGTTCCcagctgcaggtgtgtctgCGTCACGGTTTTAACAGTGTATATAATGaatattttaatgaaatatttCACCACCAAATATATGCAGTTCATGTTGTGTTGGTTCATAACAAAGCTGCAGACATACCGATAAAGCCCACGTGAAgcatcaaaaactgcagttccccgcactgcctctaggggctggctctattatttatttatttaaatgatcaCTTACTGAACTTTTCAGTAAGGGCAGGTGCCAACACAGAGTTCAAGCTTCCCGGCCACCTCGGCTCCATTCATGTTCcagctctttgcctgtatttggagttcagGAGCATTATGGCATTGCCAACACGGTGACAGTCGGAGCCTCCCATCAGGACTCGAAACTGCTCTTCAGAAACTGTATATAGCCTGTATGGGCCACAAAGTGTTTTAGCATATTGTTTAGCCTGGCGATTGCAATTTTAACCACAACCAATGGCTGCTAACACCATGTTAGGCTAATATTTGTATGCCGTTGGCTAACAACTACGGTAACCTTATTAGTTAAATGCTTATCTGCGTTGAGGATGTCGATGTCTTAGTAAAGGTTTGCAGATAATGataataaagattcttgattcttgattCTGGCTTCAGGGGTCACAGCCCTCTTACTAATCGTTTACTCTTCAGCTTTTAGGAATATTTTAACCAGAATATTTacacagtgtgtgaaatgtgacaTGGCTGTATTGGTTTAGGGCCTAAGTAGCAGGTTGTGCACTCACTGGAAATCATGATCTCAGTGCGTTTTGTAGAAATGAATCATTACAGGCTGCTAAATTAACCCAAATAAACTCACTGATGGCTGCTCTCTGATGTATGGAAGTGGAAAATAAAAACCATGGTTTTTACTCTCCAAGCACTCAAAGCTCCATCTCCTCTCATTCTAACATACACTCACACTCATTACTGAAATGTGTTGCTGATCAATTAAATTTCATCTTACTATCTTTGCTCCAATGAATCGGATCATACAGGGACGTTTAGCATGCCGGTGACACACTGACAATCTGTTAGCAGTAAGTGACAGTGGCCCTGAGGAACAGTGCAGCAAGGTGACTTCTGCCCTTTTGCTAATGAGCACCTCTCTTCTGGCTCATCCAGCAGCATTGGCTGATCCATGACACGCTCCTGTTGAACGGCGCAGGAACAAAGTGACTATTCCCTGGTGGATTTCTTGGATATCAGCCTATTCAAGGTGTAATACTCTGCACTGATTGTGTCATGGAAAATGCATGCAGGCACACAGGGTGTCACCTCTTGGAAATGCAAATGAGCGTCAAGTGTTCAGGCAAATGATGAACTAGTGGATTATCCCATTCGAAAAATCAAAATGTAAACGCTCTGTAGCCACCGGTGAAACAAACTGAAGGCAGAAAATGAAGCTATAAAACAATTCAGTACACATCCAGTCAACAATTCCCAGTTGTATTCATAATGTATTCTGAATTTTGAAGTTTAATAGATGGATAAAATGATGACTCTAATGACCTAATGACTCTCAGCGGTGCATGATTCGCAGCACTCCACAGCATCTTCAATGCATCGTCCAAAAGGTCAATTCGTCACTTGTCATATTTAGTTTGAAACTATTTCTTTCAGCgttattattttttccttacATTCCCCATGGTCCTTTGCCATCAAATCGGTTATCATCAGTTTGAGTCACACTCTTGCCTTTGATAAAGAGTCTCAATAGCGCTGCATATTATGTTCTTTTCACACACGCTGATGATTacatgacatttaaaacaatAGCGCTTTTTGTGCACAGTATGTCTCCTACAAGCGTTTTTATCCCCAAACTAACGTTGGATTGAGTGGATTCTGCATCCTTCCTGCAGTGAACAATTCCCCAGAGGAATTAGTGGCTGTCTGCATTCATTAAGCTCAGTATCAGTCTAATTATGCACCAATGTGCACCTACGGGCTAATTAACAGGGGATCAATAAGGGCCCTGGATGCCCCTCACGTAGGGGCCCAGTGCTCAGCCCCCTCATTATTAGAGCTACAACGAGGCTTCAAAGAGGATTTCTCAGGCTCTACCCGAGGGGCTAGATGACACATTAGGCTGCAGGTTTGGCAAAAGTTGGTGTTTCTTctcctctcattttcttttctctctgagtgtgtatgtgttggagGAACTGATTATAATCATGTGAAAAATTCCACAGGCTGGAGAAGAAGATGACAAGCTATTTAAAGTCATGGTGCCCACTGGAGATTTAACATGATTGTGAGGTGAAAGACTGGAAGGACCTGTGAGAGCACAAATTTAACTATGATACATCAGCACTGCTCGTGTAGTGTAAGCGTCTGGTTTCTGCTTCATTTCCACTTTATTGTGGATGAGTAATACTGCAGCTTCTTATTGTAAAGATGATATCAGTTATCAGTATTTTGCAAAAAAAGGCCAAATAAGCACGCTAGCTGGAACTGTTGCTTGTGTATGGCTGCTTCAGTGTTTACGCTCTGCACAAAAGTGCagcatttgtctgtttaatggATCAGCCCTCTCTGTAGCCATGTGGCTTGTTTTTCCCCTTTCATCATGCTGGTACTTTCATACTGTTGTGTTCAGTGGAGTGATGGTACCTCCTTTATATCCCTTTATGATGGCAGCTTTTTCTTTGTGTATCATACAGGTAACATTTCCACTAAACTCCATGAACTCCAAAAGTTGCAGTGCATGTCCATATATCTGGAAACTGTCTTCATCGCATCACTTTCCTCTTTGTTTGGATTTGGAAAGAGCTCAGAAAATCTGCTCTCTCCTCACTAACAAGAACACGAGCACCAACCTTTGActgttatttattaaaataaataattggtTTCAACACGTTCTCACAAAAAACACCATTTAATAGATAATGCATCCTCctgatatgacacatggttatgaCTATATTGATGGAAAAGATGGATTTATTGCCCAATGTCAACTGGTCGTAGGACTGATACAGCCGCAAAAGTTAGGGGTTACACACTGGACCTTTACTCAGGAGTTTGGGGTTTGAGACACtgtaacaacaaaacacacaggctgtgtttgTAGGATCAGCAAGACTCCTCTTGCTGTCTCTGGCCCAGCACTTCAGATGGAGCATTTGTGGATGCTGTAAATTTCCATGTTCACCACCAACCTGGACACTCTCAGTCCACGTTTTCTAGGTAAGACTGTTGATTATCAAGTCTTTTCACCTACAACTCTGTGTGCTTTTAAACAATTCTCCACCATTTTGGATTACAAAAACTGGACTACACTACAAATAAAAACCAGATTGTGTCACTTGTCTACAGATTCTGCATATtcatctgcagtgtgtttgtataGGTGATGGTGCCCCTGATATAAAGCCTGTTTGGTGTGTTGAAATAACCATTAGTATTTCCTTTTAGCAGGCTGATAAGAAATGATTTTACCAGGAACGGATAAGACCTGCAAGAGGTGCGTAGACTCTGAATCCTGGAAACTGCACCAGCTGCTGATAAAGGAGAGGAAAACACTTCTTAACTCTGCTGCTAATCACTATTCTGACAAAGTTGTGGGGCAACTTAGTGGAGGCTCTGGCTCAACAGAGTACAGGGTGTAACCGATGATGTCACCGCGATAAGCCcccacagtgctgctgcatACCAAACTGAGGGACGACCTCTGTAAGTTGCCATGACACCAGGCACTACCCGGCTCTGCCTGCTTCCAGCATCCAGCTGGTTTTCGTGATGGAGCCATGCGTGATGCACTCACTTGCATGATCGtgccctctctcacacacagacacacacacgaagtGGTAATGTAGTCGGAATGATATCTCAAGGACTCTCTGTGCCATGCTGGGTCTAGGAAGCAGGCCAGGTCTGGGGGAGTTGAACTGTTTCACTTGTGTCAACTGGACGGAGTGGAGGTGCACTTCCAGGAGACCGCTCCTGCTCACCTGCTAACAGGACACCTGCTGTGTCCTGGCTCCTGAGAGCTTGCTAATACAAGCCACAGCAATCATTACCTCTCACCCTCTTCTGCCATGTATTAAAATCAGCTGCAGCAAaataacaggttaagctggaaGTGATTTTTGATCAGGTGCAGTTTATCTTCTGGCGTCTCAGAGAGCGAGGCACCACGCGGAGCAGGCGGTAGTTTGGGAGCAGCAGGTAGAGCTGTGAGGCTTTGCCAAATGGTGTTTCTGTCCCAACCACAGCAGATCAATAAAAGCTCTGACCTCAACTGTCAGCCAACTAAACTCTGTGCGCGAGGGGACACTCATTTCCctccaaaacaggaagtacaggaTGTAATCTAGAAAAGTGCCTAAACCCATCAgcccatctttttttttcacaagcaGCCCAGAGGTTAACtatcacagacagacagacactatTATCAACTCCTGTCTACGAGATCTAAGATGTTATTCACCACAGCGATGGATCTAAGTGTTTATGGAATATATTTAAACcctctgtatgtctctgtgtcacgtgtgaaatgaaaaaaaaccttCTCTGTGCCCCAGCCAAGTGGGTCAAAGAAATTTATGTAATCACACATTGACTAAAAATACAAACTGTCAGCAGCTAATCACATCTGATTTATGCCAAGATGGTGCTGATGTGATTATTTTGCTCTCTTACGTCTGAGCCTGCGGCACTCTCACCTCTTCTTCGCTGCTAGCAGGTCGAGGAAAAAGGAAGTTTCAAGCCTCAGGCCAGTTTTTGCATGAATGAACTTCCCTTATCACCCCCCCCTCATCCTGTGATTCATGGATCCTGGTGGCCACCAGTCAGTAGGTAACACACAGATCATTAAATAAGTTCCTCTGTTCATAAGGTTATGGCaccacttacaaaaaaaagcagtgaGAAAAGCTTCAAATAAATTGGATAAATGTAATATTCTAGCTGCACATGTGTTCTATAAATAGAGCCACAACATGCAGCTTGAATAATGCAAACCACTGATCCTGTTTGGTTTGTCCCTGCTCAGTGAACCATTCATGAGTGGTgttcattcataaaaaaacagagcagcttAAAGTCTTTATTTATATCTCAGTCATTCTATTACATGTCAGGGTGTCTTTCATGATGAAGACAGATGATAATCAAATCTTATTACCTGGATTTCAAATGCTTGAGGGAAACACTTTATGCACTGCAGAGACAGGGAACAAGGGGTGATTGAGAAGTCGGTGGCCTCAGTTTAGAGTCTATAACAGGCTGGTCTAACTAACTGTCTGCTCATCGCCCAAGGTGGTCTAAGAGGACATGGGGACAACGCTCGTGGATGCAGCTTCCAGGCGTCGACACGACACAGGAGACCACCGACAGGATCCATGACCGGATCTGGACTTCATATGATGGTCTTATTTCAGGTTATTGCCACAGAGGTTAAATGACCAAGGTGTCACCTTGAGGCAGATCCTGAACATCTGAGACCACCACCTGTCccaacagacacaaagaaaaaacatggcCTCAGTTTTCTGGAGGATAAAAGGGCCACCATGCAGCTGGTCCATCACACTTTTACAGGGACCTATGTGCGTTTACACCACCCCACAAACCTACAGTTCTTTTGGTTGCCATCTAAGAATGTGGATTCTGACTTCCTATCCACCTGGTTTGGCAGCCAGTAGtcaccattttgacagtgacAATGACACAGACCACTTTTAGAAGACACTAAATAAGTGTGTAAACGTAGAAGAAGAACTAATCCTGATaaacataaatgttttatttattggattcattaaaacaaagacaaaaacctGGGTAAATTCTTAGATCTTACGTGGATCTGCATTAACTGCACTGCACACCCAGGTGGGACTCACTCCCTCAGCCTCCCTGATAGTCTCAAATGTCACCAGACACATAAAAATAGAGAAGTGAGCTCCTCTGGGctgaaaataacaaataaaaaaatctaactcTGAAATGGTTTTCACATGAAAGCAGTAATGTGTtgtgtgcagagagagaacTCTCTAAATCTTATCCTTTAAGCACATTTAAAGGCTGTGGAGACGCAGAgtgtctctgctctgtggtCAGAGCTCACACAGAACTTTATCCAGCCGGTGCTGTGTGTCCTTtcataaaaaagaaacaccGTGGAAAAGTAATCCTGTTTGGCTGACTTCACCCTGGATCAAAAGTCAGCAAAGAAATGACAAGATGAAACAGACGAGGCCAGCTAGCTAACTAGTGGACTGTGTTTAAATTGGGGGATGTTTGGGCGATATATATCGACGTCACAGAGGACCTTATAGCCTTCTCTAAATCACGGCAGGGACTTTGGGCCACTAATTACGCATTTCCTCCTCACATCTCTAAACACAGCATCACTTGTGACCTTATCTCTGTGCCTGTCAGAGTGTTACCATTCACATGGCAAGTGTGGCGATGAATGTAATTACTGGAGCCCAAAATAATAACACCACCATCTTTGAGCAACCAGCAGCCAGTCAATTgtagaacccccccccctcctctctctctctcttccccatATCCTTCTCCAAATTAGAGGAGACAAGGACAAAAATAGAGTCATTATAGTCTATGGAAGAAACCCATACAGAATACATTGCAGGGAAAGGACAGGGATATTAATAATTCAGGGAATTTAATCTCTCATGAAAACACTTATAGTAATCCTATTATAAAGTTTATCGCAGCTCCAGAACTTTAAAATGATGTGTGCAGCTGCTGAGAGTCACTGTAGAaactcagaggaggagaaaacactTTAAACAATGCAACAAGAAGCGAAGATGCTTTTACTTCTCCCTCCTGTCTCTCACTTAGACAGActttgtctctgctgtgttcaAGAAATGCTCACAAATTATTCAGAATAACctttaaaatgagttttatgtGCGGCAGACTGCTCTGTTATACCATCTACAGACTACAGAGGGTTCACCAACAGCGTGTAAGACTTGTCATGTATTCATAGTGTATAATTTGAAAAGACAGATTGGCCATTTGTTCCCATGGAATTGagatttaaatgtaatttttgaCCTTCAACAGAACAGCAGTTGACAAATCAATCTCAGCCACAAGCTGTTGCTTTCAATAAAATCACATTGTCACTGGCATGTTGTGTCACCTGCTGTTTCCAGCATCAGGACTGAAGCGTGCATCTCAACTTTTCAGCCCAACAAAGAGGCCCGAAAGGAACAAGCATCAGagagttagtgtgtgtgtgtgtgtgtgtgtgtgtatttggttTTTTAAACATTTGCGTACCAACACAGTGCattttaatgtgtatttttatcatGTTAAGTGTCATTTATTATCACTATATTGAGtcctgtgtgtatgttgtgtataTTATGGTGTGTGCACTTCAGGGTTTTTCCTCAGAATGGGTGTTTGTGGGATGTAACTACACTCTACAGTCACTAGTGAGTGTAGAAGTCTAAGACgtcacatttaaacatcaatATGTGTCATTCTGCCGATGTTTGATAAATTGCTACTCAAGACTTTCACCACATGTTGAAGTGCAATTGAAGTGATTACATTTAAAGTGAAGCAGTCTTGCTTTCACACATTTGGAAATGTACACTTTCTCAACAAATGAGCTGAGAATCATCGGATTGGACCAAAAGctgcatgtaaaaaaacacttttatttacattttaatgttatCTTAGTTATAAAAGTGTTGACATTATAATACACTTGATCTTACAGACAAAAGTTTGTGACTACACATTCACTGAAGcagaagaaacatttacatatttatatattcattcatatattcatatttatgaGGACTGTGAAAATCATTGTCTGTATCATATGATAATAAAACAAAGAGCTTttttctataataataataaataataacatttttaatCAACTTTAACTGATATAGCCTAATTAATTGAATAGTTAtttaagtagtagtagtactaACTTTGTTCTTTCTTCATGTACACAGAGGAATAAAACAATGGCGCCCCCGTGTGGCTAAAAGTGAAACTACATCCGGGAAACTGTGACCCGGAAGTGGTTCGGTCTGGTTTTTCTGCTTTGCACGTGGGGAGTTGAGAGTAAGCATCATGGCTGCGTGCAGTGTGGAGGAGCTGTTGGCTAAAGCGGAGCAAGAAGAGGCCGAAAAGCTGAAAAGTATCACAGTCCtgaaggagctggagctggactTTGACATCGGAAACCTGCTGGCTTGTGACAAAAACCGCATCGAGTCGAGGGACTTTAGGGAGCAAAAGAAGGAGGACTTCCTCCGGTCTTTAGCTCGAGACAACACGCAGCTTCTCATCAACGAAATATGGAAACAACCCACGGAGAGAGTCGAGGAGGCGATAGTGGCCAAGCTGCCGGAGCCGACCATCCCGCTGCCCAGAGAGAAGCCGCCTCCGAAGCCCAGACCTCCTACAAGATGGGAGCAGTTCGCTAAACTGAAGGgcatccagaagaagaagaagactaaCCTGGTGTGGGATGAGACGGCGAAGGAGTGGAGGAGGCGCTGGGGATACAAGAGGGCCAACGACAACACCAAGGACTGGATGGCTGAGGTGCCAGAAACCGCAGACCCGAATGAGGACCAGTTTGCCAAACGCATCAAAGCCAAGAAGGAGAGGGTGGCCAAGAACGAGTTCAACAGGCTGAAGAACATCGCCAGGGCGCAGAAAGTCAAAGTCCCGGGTGTGGGTCTGACACCAAAGACCAAGCAGTCCAAAGACGAGCTGGGCAGAGCCGTGAGTGTGGCCAAAACCTCCACAGCGTCCATGGGGAGGTTCCAGGACAGCCTGCCCAAAGAGAAACGGGCCAAGAACACAGGCAAGAAGCGCAAGTTTGAGCCCCTCATCGGTGACTTTTCAAACGAGAGGcagaagcagctggagctgctgaAAGTCATGGACAGCAAGAAACCCAAGCTGGACATCACCAAGGCTGTCAACAAACAGATGAGAGAGGACGACAGGGAGGAAGCTGCGGCCAGACACAAGAAGGGGAAGAAGGGACGGCAAGGCAACATGTCAGGGAAGCCCAGAGGCAAGGGGGGCAAAGGAAAGGGAGGGAGACCTGCAGGGGGCAGACCTGGAGGGGGGAAGAAGAAAGGCAAACCTGGGAAGCACTGATGACCTGctacacctctgtgtgtgtctgtgtgtgtgtggacaggacACCCAGGATGCTGAACTGATATCTGTGACAGTCCAGGACTCGTGTCTCCCCCTGATTGTGTAAAT
This portion of the Parambassis ranga chromosome 20, fParRan2.1, whole genome shotgun sequence genome encodes:
- the rrs1 gene encoding ribosome biogenesis regulatory protein homolog, translating into MAACSVEELLAKAEQEEAEKLKSITVLKELELDFDIGNLLACDKNRIESRDFREQKKEDFLRSLARDNTQLLINEIWKQPTERVEEAIVAKLPEPTIPLPREKPPPKPRPPTRWEQFAKLKGIQKKKKTNLVWDETAKEWRRRWGYKRANDNTKDWMAEVPETADPNEDQFAKRIKAKKERVAKNEFNRLKNIARAQKVKVPGVGLTPKTKQSKDELGRAVSVAKTSTASMGRFQDSLPKEKRAKNTGKKRKFEPLIGDFSNERQKQLELLKVMDSKKPKLDITKAVNKQMREDDREEAAARHKKGKKGRQGNMSGKPRGKGGKGKGGRPAGGRPGGGKKKGKPGKH